A window of Paenibacillus sp. 19GGS1-52 contains these coding sequences:
- a CDS encoding Ger(x)C family spore germination protein, producing MKVKWIIQPPIYMVMLLLLTSCWNSRELNDMAIVTGIGMDKVPNTEEYVVTFQIVNPSATATSVGVSTGQPPITVYTSTDRTLFGALRKTSKKVARQLFFAHTQLLVIGESLAKSGINGIFDVFERSHELRLNSIVIVSRETDASSVLKILLPIESIPALAVVKKNKNTAKLWGENRAISVFELINSITGEGEPVISGVRIFGDLVKGRKKTYLEQSEVEAVISVSGLAVFKEGKLKGWLDGPEARGTLWVQNKIEQTSINIDSEKKQDSIAIDISHSKTKVKVKLREGVPVFHIYIDEEGSVIESQDFVDLSKRKELQKLEVELAKKTKEEVVKSLQAAQSMGCDIFNFGDELKRKDPKAWETVKNQWSDIFAKGELDVHVQVYIRSTGMRLKPFLPNTD from the coding sequence ATGAAAGTTAAATGGATTATACAACCTCCCATTTATATGGTAATGCTATTACTGTTGACAAGTTGCTGGAACAGCAGAGAACTCAATGATATGGCCATAGTCACTGGTATAGGAATGGATAAAGTCCCGAATACAGAGGAGTATGTGGTTACCTTTCAAATTGTTAATCCTTCAGCAACAGCTACGAGTGTGGGTGTAAGTACAGGCCAGCCGCCGATTACAGTCTACACATCAACTGATCGGACCTTATTTGGAGCCTTGCGTAAAACATCAAAAAAGGTAGCAAGACAGCTTTTTTTTGCACATACACAGCTTCTGGTTATTGGAGAATCTCTGGCAAAGAGCGGAATAAACGGCATATTTGACGTATTTGAAAGATCTCACGAGCTTCGGCTTAACTCTATAGTAATTGTATCCAGGGAAACGGACGCATCTTCTGTTCTGAAAATACTGTTACCCATCGAGAGCATCCCCGCACTGGCTGTGGTTAAGAAGAATAAGAATACGGCTAAATTATGGGGCGAAAATAGGGCAATAAGTGTATTCGAGCTCATTAACAGTATAACTGGCGAAGGGGAACCGGTTATCAGTGGAGTTCGGATCTTTGGGGATTTGGTAAAAGGAAGGAAGAAAACATATCTGGAACAAAGTGAAGTAGAGGCGGTCATATCTGTGAGCGGGTTGGCTGTATTTAAGGAAGGAAAGCTGAAGGGTTGGCTGGATGGTCCAGAGGCTAGGGGGACGTTATGGGTTCAGAATAAAATAGAACAGACCAGTATTAATATCGATTCTGAGAAAAAACAAGATTCGATTGCCATCGATATTAGTCATTCAAAAACAAAAGTGAAGGTTAAGCTTAGGGAAGGGGTGCCGGTCTTTCACATCTACATCGATGAGGAAGGTTCTGTAATTGAGTCGCAAGATTTTGTAGACTTAAGCAAGAGAAAAGAACTCCAAAAATTGGAAGTGGAACTCGCAAAGAAGACAAAAGAAGAAGTGGTGAAATCTTTGCAAGCTGCACAGAGCATGGGCTGTGATATTTTCAATTTTGGAGATGAATTAAAGCGTAAAGATCCAAAGGCATGGGAAACCGTGAAGAACCAATGGTCAGATATATTTGCCAAAGGGGAACTTGATGTCCATGTGCAAGTATACATTCGCAGTACAGGAATGAGATTAAAGCCATTCCTGCCCAATACAGATTAA
- a CDS encoding GerAB/ArcD/ProY family transporter, giving the protein MRKEVISASQLFSMIFLFEMGTALVVPIGLESGHAVWISILFALPGGILLFLVYIYLHRQYPKLIISGYTQKILGRFLGWPLSLLYIPIFMYNGSRNLREAGDLLIASSYDRTPIFIINAMMIIAVIYILRKGIEVFSRTAEIYLLIIFAMGLICCFVVIAAGLIKFENLFPLHAKDWRDALTSAYPSIWIFPYGELVCFTTILTHISKFRVAKRTGIAAITLSGLLLSFTHAIEISALGSDIYARATFPLFTTITLVNLANFIQRLDALVMLTLIIGVFFKMTIYCYTAMAVTADLFKVKDMRKLAVPIGIVVLFSSFASAENYSIHLEEGKVFMKYILTYMCAGIPIMLFIVHYIRKSLGFLK; this is encoded by the coding sequence ATGAGAAAAGAAGTTATTAGTGCCAGTCAATTATTTTCCATGATTTTTTTGTTTGAAATGGGTACGGCGCTCGTTGTTCCAATAGGCCTTGAAAGTGGACATGCCGTCTGGATATCCATATTGTTCGCCCTGCCTGGAGGCATTCTGTTATTTCTTGTTTATATTTATTTACATCGACAATACCCTAAGCTGATCATCAGTGGGTATACTCAGAAAATTTTGGGCAGATTCCTGGGTTGGCCACTAAGCTTATTATATATTCCGATTTTTATGTATAATGGCTCCAGAAACTTACGAGAAGCCGGAGACTTGTTAATAGCTTCTTCCTATGACCGAACGCCCATATTTATCATTAATGCCATGATGATCATCGCGGTGATCTATATACTGCGTAAAGGCATTGAAGTTTTTTCCAGAACAGCTGAAATCTATTTGCTGATCATTTTTGCGATGGGTTTAATTTGCTGCTTTGTGGTTATAGCTGCAGGCCTCATTAAATTCGAAAATTTGTTTCCACTACATGCGAAGGACTGGAGGGATGCATTAACTTCAGCTTATCCTAGTATTTGGATTTTTCCGTATGGTGAACTCGTATGCTTTACTACAATATTAACTCATATCAGCAAGTTTCGTGTGGCCAAGCGGACGGGGATTGCGGCAATCACGCTAAGCGGTCTACTGCTCAGTTTCACACATGCTATCGAAATATCGGCACTTGGAAGCGATATTTACGCCAGAGCTACTTTTCCATTGTTCACAACGATCACTTTAGTTAATTTGGCAAATTTCATTCAAAGGTTGGACGCGCTTGTTATGTTAACCTTAATTATCGGTGTTTTCTTCAAAATGACTATTTACTGTTACACTGCTATGGCAGTGACTGCGGATTTATTTAAGGTGAAGGATATGCGGAAATTGGCGGTTCCTATAGGAATTGTAGTTCTCTTTAGTTCATTTGCCAGCGCAGAGAATTATTCCATTCATCTGGAGGAAGGAAAAGTTTTCATGAAATATATATTGACATACATGTGTGCAGGCATTCCCATAATGCTGTTCATTGTACATTACATACGTAAAAGTCTGGGTTTTTTGAAATGA
- a CDS encoding (2Fe-2S) ferredoxin domain-containing protein, with amino-acid sequence MTTWNLQGTVSHLLICNGSSCKKNKGEEVAEAIEDEIEKQGAQSLIHTTVTRCNGRCDDACVVIAYPEGVWYKEITPKSAKALVRKHLQGERLEEQVVYTYDEMLIAATERGAKGKKKK; translated from the coding sequence ATGACGACCTGGAATCTGCAAGGGACGGTAAGCCATTTGCTAATCTGTAACGGAAGCAGTTGTAAGAAGAATAAAGGCGAAGAGGTTGCCGAAGCCATAGAGGATGAGATAGAGAAGCAAGGTGCGCAGAGTCTTATCCATACGACTGTGACCCGTTGTAATGGGCGATGCGATGATGCCTGTGTAGTTATCGCTTACCCAGAAGGTGTGTGGTATAAAGAAATAACGCCCAAATCAGCAAAAGCTTTGGTGCGGAAGCATTTGCAAGGCGAGCGGCTTGAAGAGCAGGTTGTATATACCTATGATGAAATGCTGATAGCAGCAACTGAACGGGGTGCTAAAGGCAAGAAGAAAAAGTAA
- a CDS encoding sugar ABC transporter permease yields the protein MGQNIETLTQKPPTVRKRKGWSLQKGETLSGFLFVSPMLIGVSILVLIPIIATMVLGFADWNFVQGFDGIRWVGLQNFINLFQDEMFIRSIRNNFIFLLTVPIYLLVSMVLAVLIDRYVYLKGYFKIAYFVPYVSMTVAVAVVWQVLFQPSYGPINEMLKAIGISDPPKWIADPHFALISIMMISIWISIGFNMIIYIAGLQSIPKDLYEAADIDGANAWTKFRRITFPLLSPTSFFLLVTGIIATFKVFDIIAVMTQGGPIGSTTMMVWYLYDTAFVNLKVGYASAIAVVLFVFVLLITFGQWLAEKKWVNY from the coding sequence ATGGGGCAAAATATTGAGACTTTAACGCAAAAGCCGCCAACTGTGCGCAAACGCAAAGGGTGGTCACTGCAAAAAGGGGAAACGCTGTCAGGTTTTCTGTTTGTAAGCCCGATGCTGATCGGAGTATCCATTCTGGTGCTGATCCCGATTATAGCTACGATGGTGCTTGGCTTTGCTGACTGGAACTTTGTTCAAGGCTTTGATGGCATCCGCTGGGTGGGGTTGCAGAATTTCATCAACCTGTTTCAGGATGAGATGTTTATCCGCTCGATTCGCAACAACTTTATCTTTCTGCTGACCGTGCCGATTTACTTGCTGGTGTCCATGGTGCTGGCGGTACTAATCGACCGTTATGTGTATCTGAAAGGTTATTTCAAAATTGCCTATTTCGTTCCCTATGTATCCATGACTGTAGCGGTAGCCGTAGTTTGGCAGGTGCTGTTCCAGCCTTCGTACGGGCCAATTAATGAAATGCTGAAGGCGATCGGAATATCCGATCCACCGAAATGGATTGCTGATCCGCATTTTGCGCTGATCTCGATCATGATGATCTCCATTTGGATATCCATCGGGTTCAATATGATTATCTATATCGCCGGGCTGCAGTCCATTCCGAAGGATTTGTATGAAGCTGCGGATATTGATGGCGCTAACGCCTGGACGAAGTTTAGACGGATTACCTTTCCATTGCTGTCCCCGACTTCTTTTTTCCTGCTTGTAACGGGAATAATCGCTACTTTTAAGGTATTCGATATTATCGCCGTCATGACGCAAGGGGGGCCCATTGGCTCGACAACCATGATGGTTTGGTATTTATATGATACAGCCTTTGTGAATCTCAAAGTCGGTTACGCTTCGGCGATCGCAGTTGTGCTGTTTGTCTTCGTGCTATTGATTACCTTTGGCCAATGGTTGGCTGAGAAGAAATGGGTCAATTACTAA
- a CDS encoding carbohydrate ABC transporter permease: MQTREGLNWRKLVVTILMFAGSVLFLLPFIWMLITSFKIETDVFTYPIQWIPKHWNAIENYKEVWFGDYPFPLYYWNSIKVAVITTVVSCLISAMAAYGFSKIKFAASNFLFMIVLVTYMIPGQAILIPQFILYRNIGLFDSHLGLIMLGSFSVLGTFMLRQFFMGLHQEFIESAKIDGAGHARIFWSIAMPLVKPAVATYAILRFIWTWNDYQNPLIFIRSDNLLTLPIAIQKFTSMSGEFYSLIMAAAVSAILPLIIIFIIGQKSVIEGIALGGVKG; encoded by the coding sequence ATGCAAACGCGCGAAGGCCTCAACTGGCGCAAGCTTGTAGTTACAATTCTTATGTTCGCAGGAAGTGTTCTGTTTCTGCTGCCATTCATATGGATGCTTATTACCTCGTTCAAAATAGAGACAGATGTCTTCACCTATCCGATTCAGTGGATTCCCAAGCACTGGAATGCTATTGAGAACTATAAGGAAGTCTGGTTCGGGGATTATCCATTCCCTTTATATTATTGGAATTCAATTAAAGTGGCAGTGATTACCACAGTAGTATCATGTCTCATATCTGCAATGGCCGCCTACGGGTTTTCCAAAATCAAATTTGCTGCCAGCAACTTTCTCTTTATGATCGTGCTTGTGACGTACATGATTCCAGGACAAGCCATTCTGATTCCCCAATTTATTCTGTATCGTAATATTGGGCTGTTCGACAGCCATCTGGGCTTGATTATGCTCGGCAGCTTTAGCGTATTGGGCACATTCATGCTGCGCCAATTTTTTATGGGACTGCATCAGGAATTTATTGAATCCGCCAAAATCGATGGAGCGGGTCATGCCCGTATTTTCTGGTCTATCGCCATGCCGCTAGTTAAGCCAGCTGTCGCCACTTATGCTATCCTGCGATTTATCTGGACCTGGAATGATTATCAGAATCCGCTAATCTTCATAAGAAGCGATAACCTGTTGACCCTGCCGATTGCGATCCAGAAATTCACTTCAATGAGTGGAGAATTCTATTCCTTAATTATGGCGGCAGCCGTATCTGCTATACTCCCATTAATTATTATCTTCATCATCGGTCAAAAAAGCGTTATCGAAGGCATCGCACTTGGCGGTGTGAAAGGGTAA
- a CDS encoding extracellular solute-binding protein, which produces MMKRKVWAGAITGVLMLSLLSGCGGSNNNNAANGNAASPDATKGTNAAAEKINLRLYTYGTEEAYNWKHTLDAYHALEPNVTVELVQLSEKGDTQEASKKLDLEAASSAQMDVLMFSDAAGYAQRVALGMAEPLDDYIAKDGYKVEEDYKVDTHLDGKVYALPGKFNPWYVLLNKNQLDKAGLAVPTDWTWDDFADYAKKLTTGEGAQKRYGAYFHGPQAGGWMEFLKLKMENQPQNAEFLKADGTSNLDDPNFKATLELRLRMEKEDQSSVPYSDMISQKLAYRTQFFNESASMLLIGSWMNTEIGGTEKVPLNFNVAVAPFPKNNAADENGLTPVTTDYVAVAAKSKNKEAAYKFVRWYTTEGQLVQGKNIPAWSKVTSDQVEGIIDTILAGTKNPEKVDKKSLVDTLVASKASAIIPPATYQAEVYKAINEEYEKMILGNQDVDTTVKNSQDRVNKIIAANKK; this is translated from the coding sequence ATGATGAAGAGAAAAGTTTGGGCAGGCGCAATTACAGGGGTGCTGATGTTAAGCCTGCTATCCGGCTGCGGTGGCTCGAACAACAATAACGCGGCTAACGGAAATGCGGCCTCCCCGGATGCAACTAAAGGTACAAATGCTGCTGCAGAAAAGATTAATCTGCGCTTGTACACGTACGGCACGGAAGAAGCTTATAACTGGAAGCATACGCTGGATGCGTATCATGCATTAGAACCGAATGTTACGGTGGAGCTTGTTCAGTTAAGTGAAAAGGGCGATACGCAGGAGGCTTCCAAGAAGCTTGACCTAGAGGCGGCATCCTCTGCGCAGATGGATGTTCTGATGTTCAGTGATGCAGCGGGGTATGCTCAACGTGTAGCGCTTGGTATGGCTGAACCACTCGATGATTATATTGCTAAAGACGGTTACAAGGTAGAGGAAGATTACAAGGTGGATACCCATCTGGATGGCAAGGTTTATGCACTTCCAGGCAAGTTTAATCCCTGGTATGTGCTGCTGAACAAGAACCAGTTGGATAAGGCTGGTCTTGCGGTTCCTACCGATTGGACTTGGGATGATTTTGCCGACTATGCGAAGAAATTGACTACAGGTGAAGGGGCTCAGAAACGTTATGGTGCTTACTTCCATGGCCCACAGGCAGGCGGCTGGATGGAATTCCTGAAGCTGAAGATGGAGAACCAACCACAGAATGCTGAATTCCTGAAAGCAGATGGTACTTCCAATCTGGATGATCCTAACTTCAAGGCTACGCTTGAGCTGAGACTGAGAATGGAGAAAGAAGATCAATCTTCGGTTCCCTATTCCGATATGATCTCGCAGAAGCTGGCTTACCGGACTCAATTCTTCAATGAATCCGCCAGCATGCTGTTGATCGGAAGCTGGATGAATACGGAAATCGGCGGAACGGAAAAGGTGCCTTTGAACTTTAATGTTGCGGTTGCTCCATTCCCTAAGAATAATGCTGCGGATGAAAATGGACTGACTCCAGTTACAACGGACTATGTAGCGGTAGCTGCTAAATCCAAGAACAAGGAAGCCGCTTATAAATTTGTACGCTGGTATACAACAGAAGGACAATTGGTTCAAGGCAAGAACATCCCAGCCTGGAGCAAGGTAACTAGTGATCAGGTAGAAGGTATTATCGATACGATCCTAGCTGGCACTAAAAACCCGGAAAAGGTTGATAAAAAATCATTGGTAGACACATTAGTAGCTTCGAAAGCATCGGCTATTATTCCTCCGGCAACTTATCAAGCAGAGGTCTACAAGGCGATAAACGAAGAATACGAGAAAATGATTCTTGGCAATCAGGATGTGGACACAACGGTCAAGAATTCCCAGGACCGGGTGAATAAGATTATTGCCGCCAACAAAAAATAA
- a CDS encoding sensor histidine kinase has translation MFKRLRELAPTSIRHKLIIASIACILVPAALTLIIYNSLTQEAVQRQAISNAEDSLKLVNGSVINRLKGMLTIANYVQVNPGLKAYLKLVASNNEVGDKYQRFMDANRVLEQLDSLTFVGEASYVTVLLTNDSYFMNYSVSDYKPLDIKKKAWFEKLTELRGLDSYWIGVEPTDYSYDKFDHPYQVTLARTLRLDSGGIYGYVVVTIMEDQLNHIFGNLSAGQKVVLLDEAGTIVSGGDAGSIGKPFPYAAATNGVKESSIVSIAGDKYLVAQQQIPFNGWRLVLMQPYKESIVDISSIFNRVFVIQLISFFIFLLLLITLVRAFTKPLVRLGKVTTAVQRGNLMVRSGVRGNDEIGRLGFLFDQMLDRVKEMIVEVSDTQARKRKAELKMLQAQINPHFLFNVLNSIRMKVMKRGDPESAKMIGSLSMLLRMTISREEDEISLHEEMDLVAHYVALMNLRQKEEAELQLDIAPEAFLIKVPRFFLQPLVENALIHGLSQQPGLISIRAIMQEKYVLLTVEDNGRGMDALQLERIYRKMDSSEGSLPDKEEGNSSFSGMGLHNVVERMRILFGDAFDIKMYSELGKGTAIEMHIPHREELRDV, from the coding sequence ATGTTTAAGAGACTCAGAGAGCTTGCGCCTACATCCATCCGGCACAAGTTAATTATTGCTTCTATAGCTTGCATCCTTGTTCCCGCGGCCCTAACTCTAATCATATATAATTCTTTGACTCAGGAGGCAGTGCAGAGGCAGGCCATATCCAATGCGGAGGATTCATTAAAGCTGGTGAACGGCTCAGTGATCAACAGGTTGAAGGGCATGCTGACGATTGCCAATTACGTACAGGTGAATCCAGGGTTGAAAGCCTATCTAAAGTTAGTAGCCTCAAATAATGAAGTCGGAGATAAATATCAAAGATTTATGGACGCAAACCGCGTGCTTGAACAGCTGGATAGCCTGACGTTTGTAGGCGAGGCAAGTTATGTCACCGTCTTGCTGACTAACGACTCGTATTTCATGAATTATTCAGTCAGCGATTACAAGCCTTTGGATATTAAGAAGAAAGCCTGGTTTGAGAAGCTGACGGAGTTAAGGGGTTTGGATTCCTATTGGATTGGCGTCGAACCCACGGATTATTCTTATGACAAGTTCGATCATCCGTATCAAGTGACGCTTGCCCGCACCTTGAGGCTGGACAGCGGAGGTATTTACGGGTACGTAGTTGTAACCATCATGGAGGATCAGCTCAATCATATATTCGGCAACCTGTCAGCAGGGCAGAAGGTTGTCCTGCTGGATGAAGCTGGAACCATCGTGTCCGGCGGTGATGCGGGCAGTATCGGTAAGCCCTTTCCCTATGCCGCGGCAACGAATGGTGTGAAGGAATCGTCAATAGTATCCATAGCTGGGGATAAATATCTGGTGGCACAGCAGCAGATTCCCTTCAACGGCTGGCGGCTGGTGCTGATGCAGCCATATAAGGAAAGCATCGTAGATATCAGCTCGATTTTTAATCGGGTATTTGTCATTCAGCTAATTTCATTCTTTATATTTCTACTGCTGCTGATTACGCTGGTTAGAGCTTTCACAAAGCCATTGGTACGTCTGGGTAAAGTGACGACGGCGGTACAGCGTGGCAATCTGATGGTGCGCTCCGGCGTAAGAGGAAATGATGAGATTGGGCGACTGGGCTTCTTGTTCGATCAAATGCTGGACCGGGTTAAGGAAATGATTGTCGAAGTGTCCGATACTCAGGCGCGCAAAAGAAAAGCGGAGCTAAAAATGCTGCAGGCACAGATCAATCCCCATTTTCTCTTCAACGTGCTGAATTCGATCCGCATGAAGGTGATGAAGCGAGGAGACCCGGAGAGCGCAAAGATGATCGGTTCCCTGTCCATGCTGCTCCGTATGACGATTAGCCGTGAGGAGGATGAAATTTCCCTGCACGAGGAAATGGATCTGGTCGCTCATTATGTAGCTTTAATGAACCTGAGGCAAAAGGAAGAGGCGGAGCTTCAGCTGGATATTGCTCCAGAAGCTTTTCTCATTAAAGTACCACGCTTCTTTCTCCAGCCGCTCGTTGAGAACGCACTCATTCATGGGCTTAGCCAGCAGCCTGGGCTGATTAGCATTCGGGCGATCATGCAGGAGAAGTATGTTCTACTTACGGTTGAGGATAATGGACGGGGGATGGATGCCTTACAGCTGGAACGCATCTATCGGAAAATGGATTCGAGTGAAGGTTCGCTTCCTGACAAGGAGGAGGGGAACAGCTCGTTCTCAGGTATGGGCCTGCACAATGTTGTTGAGCGGATGAGAATACTATTCGGGGATGCTTTTGACATTAAAATGTACAGTGAGCTGGGAAAAGGGACCGCTATCGAGATGCATATTCCACATAGGGAGGAGTTGCGGGATGTATAA
- a CDS encoding helix-turn-helix domain-containing protein, protein MYNVMLVDDDYPVIELLSETIKWEELGFRLMGMHENGQSAWEHAQLEMPDILITDIGMPRMNGLELSARIKERKPGVRIAILSCHNEFQYAQAAMRLNVQDYLLKDALDPEDLVQLLRRFKLSMDEENQAGWENSRMKHRFGETRELRKEQSIKNFIHQPLLSSEKWRVEAAEYGLFENGEYCLPAIAYLEDYRHVKYRFTSDQTLHFAVSNVMNEVLDGMKPKGLYVGYNVKASFLLFSYKPGLQTNIYAEAAASLKMIQATLFRVLKINMSFITGEGCETPEALKMCLNELVGGEEQRFYLEQREICKKKPVLEAGIRQSLFTYYDEASTELREVLLGRQPDQARVVSEKWISLIRQERYPSETVKDWTLKLLLDLKLKLHSLQSVRPAYSADTLHKEIVDIDSLSALQEWLNNHLESIVAAKGAGAGASKRVEVKEACQYVSLRLGSRISLDEVADHLHLNASYFSRLFKKETGITFIEYITRLKMERAKELLDGTNCSVGEICEQLGYDNQSYFIKTFKVHTGVTPVEYRG, encoded by the coding sequence ATGTATAATGTCATGCTGGTGGACGATGATTATCCCGTCATTGAGCTGTTATCCGAGACGATCAAGTGGGAAGAGCTTGGCTTCCGCCTGATGGGAATGCACGAGAATGGCCAAAGTGCCTGGGAGCATGCACAATTGGAGATGCCGGATATTTTAATTACGGATATTGGGATGCCGCGAATGAATGGACTAGAATTATCTGCCCGAATCAAGGAGCGGAAGCCAGGTGTGCGGATTGCAATTTTATCCTGCCATAACGAGTTTCAATATGCACAGGCGGCGATGCGCTTAAACGTGCAGGACTACTTGCTGAAGGATGCGCTGGACCCTGAGGATCTGGTTCAATTATTGCGCAGATTCAAACTATCTATGGACGAGGAGAATCAGGCGGGCTGGGAGAATTCACGCATGAAGCATCGGTTCGGAGAGACGAGAGAGCTGCGCAAGGAGCAGAGCATCAAGAACTTTATTCATCAGCCTTTGCTCTCATCTGAGAAGTGGCGGGTAGAAGCTGCGGAGTACGGATTGTTTGAGAATGGGGAATACTGCCTGCCCGCTATTGCCTATTTGGAGGATTACCGCCATGTTAAATACCGTTTCACTTCAGATCAGACGCTGCATTTTGCTGTGAGCAATGTTATGAATGAAGTGCTGGACGGGATGAAGCCCAAAGGATTGTATGTTGGTTATAATGTGAAGGCTTCGTTTCTGCTATTCTCCTATAAGCCAGGACTCCAGACTAATATCTATGCGGAAGCGGCAGCCAGCCTGAAGATGATTCAGGCTACCTTGTTCCGAGTGCTCAAGATTAACATGTCCTTCATTACAGGCGAGGGTTGTGAAACGCCTGAGGCGCTGAAGATGTGTTTGAATGAGCTGGTAGGCGGCGAAGAGCAGCGATTCTATCTGGAGCAGAGAGAGATTTGCAAGAAGAAGCCTGTGTTGGAAGCGGGCATCAGGCAAAGTCTATTCACCTACTATGATGAGGCTAGTACAGAGTTGCGGGAGGTGCTGCTGGGCAGACAGCCGGATCAGGCGCGCGTGGTGTCAGAGAAGTGGATCTCACTTATCAGACAGGAGCGATATCCGTCAGAGACAGTCAAGGATTGGACGCTAAAGCTACTGCTTGATTTGAAGCTGAAGCTGCATTCGCTGCAGTCCGTCCGCCCTGCCTATTCAGCAGATACCCTGCATAAAGAAATTGTGGATATTGATTCACTGTCGGCTCTGCAGGAGTGGCTAAATAATCATCTGGAATCCATCGTTGCTGCCAAAGGAGCAGGGGCTGGAGCAAGCAAAAGAGTAGAAGTTAAAGAGGCCTGTCAGTATGTTTCCCTCCGCCTCGGCTCAAGGATCAGTCTGGATGAGGTCGCAGATCACCTGCATTTGAATGCGAGCTATTTTAGCAGGCTGTTCAAGAAGGAGACGGGGATTACCTTTATCGAATATATTACTAGACTGAAAATGGAAAGAGCCAAGGAACTGCTCGACGGAACGAATTGCAGCGTGGGTGAAATCTGTGAACAGCTTGGATATGACAACCAGAGTTATTTTATTAAGACCTTTAAGGTGCATACAGGAGTTACTCCGGTGGAGTATCGGGGTTAG